The following are from one region of the Magallana gigas chromosome 4, xbMagGiga1.1, whole genome shotgun sequence genome:
- the LOC105331636 gene encoding glycerate kinase isoform X1, translated as MTIVMWIRHSLRFAIPYSTRSWSRPLKNLKSRHKLHSALREYSVTTQPGAVDSLSVMSSDRHQDLRDIFNTAISSVLPAKMITRALTVKDNTLHVGGRKYELDNNVYVVGFGKAVAGMARAVEDQLHHHIIDGIISVPHRLGTTLRELGKGDLWLKENTKLKVMEGAKGNLPDADSERAAHAIKKLVTSLTDRHILIVLISDDTSGGGSALLPLPCPPITLEEEAALTKTLSQNGATINDMNTIRKHIEELKGGGLAKAAFPAQVISLILSDVVDDKMDIIASAPTVFDISSPQMCIDIFKELKIQKQVPASVNEFLFKKSVEFAKMPSLKKPEAGYSTPWSKFQHVKNVIVGNNSMATKAARDRAEELGLLSIVVSASLEGEARNVGELFVDIAKYIAFMYNYKPSRDGGSVTLVQLELKLAQFGFEKKVLNDLNSLTRKARNCRKGVCVVSGGETVVKVKGQGKGGRNQEMALAFGIGLENARVEEEKLNRFSIEFLSGGTDGQDGPTDAAGAIADDNLIQKCTLEGVEAETFLENNDSYTLFSDLDDGAYIVKTGLTGTNVMDIQALIVRPRNLDDL; from the exons ATGACCATTGTGATGTGGATAAGACACAG tttaagatTCGCCATTCCATACTCAACAAGATCATGGTCTAGGCCACTGAAGAATCTGAAGTCTAGACACAAACTCCATTCGGCACTGAGAGAGTACAGCGTCACGACCCAGCCAGGGGCTGTAGATTCCCTGTCCGTCATGTCCTCAGACAGGCACCAGGACCTCAGGGACATATTCAACACAGCCATATCATCTGTACTCCCAGCCAAAATGATAACAAG GGCTCTAACTGTGAAGGACAACACTCTCCATGTCGGGGGGAGGAAGTATGAACTGGACAACAATGTGTATGTGGTGGGGTTTGGTAAGGCGGTGGCAGGAATGGCCCGGGCCGTGGAGGATCAGCTCCACCACCACATCATTGACGGCATCATCAGTGTACCGCACAGACTCGGCACGACTCTCAGGGAACTTGGCAAAGG TGATCTATGGTTGAAGGAGAACACCAAACTAAAGGTGATGGAGGGAGCGAAGGGAAACCTCCCTGATGCTGATTCTGAGAGGGCCGCCCATGCCATCAAGAAATTAGTGACCAGCTTGACAGATAGACACATCCTGATCGTGTTGATATCTG ATGATACATCAG GTGGCGGATCGGCTCTTTTACCCCTGCCCTGCCCTCCCATTACGTTGGAGGAGGAGGCGGCGCTGACCAAAACCCTGTCCCAGAACGGGGCCACCATTAACGATATGAACACCATCAGGAAACACATCGAGGAACTCAAAGGCGGTGGGCTGGCAAAGGCGGCATTCCCCGCGCAG gTGATCTCATTAATTCTTTCTGACGTTGTTGACGATAAAATGGACATTATTGCTAGCGCACCCACCGTTTTCGACATTTCGTCGCCTCAGATGTGTATTGATATTTTCAAAGAGCTCAAAATACAGAAGCAAGTACCCGCTTCCGTCAACGAATTCCTATTTAAGAAATCCGTCGAGTTTGCAAAGATGCCATCACTGAAAAAACCAGAGGCCGGATATTCTACACCATGGTCCAAGTTTCAGCATGTGAAAAACGTCATCGTAGGAAACAACAGCATGGCCACGAAGGCCGCCAGAGATCGGGCGGAGGAACTGGGACTACTTTCAATCGTGGTAAGTGCATCTCTGGAAGGGGAGGCACGCAACGTGGGCGAACTATTTGTAGATATTGCGAAGTATATAGCATTTATGTACAATTACAAGCCATCGCGTGATGGCGGGTCTGTAACACTAGTCCAGCTGGAGCTTAAACTCGCGCAGTTTGGTTTCGAGAAAAAAGTGCTGAATGATTTGAATTCTCTGACAAGGAAAGCTCGCAACTGTCGTAAAGGTGTTTGCGTCGTAAGCGGAGGAGAAACTGttgtaaaggtcaaaggtcaaggaaAAGGTGGACGGAATCAGGAAATGGCGCTTGCTTTTGGAATAGGGTTGGAAAATGCGCGTGTTGAGGAAGAAAAATTAAACCGGTTCTCGATCGAGTTTCTGAGCGGCGGCACGGACGGACAGGACGGGCCGACGGACGCCGCCGGAGCCATAGCAGACGACAACTTAATCCAGAAATGTACGCTAGAGGGCGTGGAGGCGGAAACTTTTCTGGAGAACAATGACAGTTATACGTTGTTTTCGGACCTGGATGACGGGGCATACATTGTCAAGACGGGTCTAACCGGCACTAACGTTATGGACATCCAGGCCCTGATCGTTAGACCCAGGAACCTTGATGACCTCTGA
- the LOC105331636 gene encoding glycerate kinase isoform X2, which translates to MTIVMWIRHSLRFAIPYSTRSWSRPLKNLKSRHKLHSALREYSVTTQPGAVDSLSVMSSDRHQDLRDIFNTAISSVLPAKMITRALTVKDNTLHVGGRKYELDNNVYVVGFGKAVAGMARAVEDQLHHHIIDGIISVPHRLGTTLRELGKGDLWLKENTKLKVMEGAKGNLPDADSERAAHAIKKLVTSLTDRHILIVLISGGGSALLPLPCPPITLEEEAALTKTLSQNGATINDMNTIRKHIEELKGGGLAKAAFPAQVISLILSDVVDDKMDIIASAPTVFDISSPQMCIDIFKELKIQKQVPASVNEFLFKKSVEFAKMPSLKKPEAGYSTPWSKFQHVKNVIVGNNSMATKAARDRAEELGLLSIVVSASLEGEARNVGELFVDIAKYIAFMYNYKPSRDGGSVTLVQLELKLAQFGFEKKVLNDLNSLTRKARNCRKGVCVVSGGETVVKVKGQGKGGRNQEMALAFGIGLENARVEEEKLNRFSIEFLSGGTDGQDGPTDAAGAIADDNLIQKCTLEGVEAETFLENNDSYTLFSDLDDGAYIVKTGLTGTNVMDIQALIVRPRNLDDL; encoded by the exons ATGACCATTGTGATGTGGATAAGACACAG tttaagatTCGCCATTCCATACTCAACAAGATCATGGTCTAGGCCACTGAAGAATCTGAAGTCTAGACACAAACTCCATTCGGCACTGAGAGAGTACAGCGTCACGACCCAGCCAGGGGCTGTAGATTCCCTGTCCGTCATGTCCTCAGACAGGCACCAGGACCTCAGGGACATATTCAACACAGCCATATCATCTGTACTCCCAGCCAAAATGATAACAAG GGCTCTAACTGTGAAGGACAACACTCTCCATGTCGGGGGGAGGAAGTATGAACTGGACAACAATGTGTATGTGGTGGGGTTTGGTAAGGCGGTGGCAGGAATGGCCCGGGCCGTGGAGGATCAGCTCCACCACCACATCATTGACGGCATCATCAGTGTACCGCACAGACTCGGCACGACTCTCAGGGAACTTGGCAAAGG TGATCTATGGTTGAAGGAGAACACCAAACTAAAGGTGATGGAGGGAGCGAAGGGAAACCTCCCTGATGCTGATTCTGAGAGGGCCGCCCATGCCATCAAGAAATTAGTGACCAGCTTGACAGATAGACACATCCTGATCGTGTTGATATCTG GTGGCGGATCGGCTCTTTTACCCCTGCCCTGCCCTCCCATTACGTTGGAGGAGGAGGCGGCGCTGACCAAAACCCTGTCCCAGAACGGGGCCACCATTAACGATATGAACACCATCAGGAAACACATCGAGGAACTCAAAGGCGGTGGGCTGGCAAAGGCGGCATTCCCCGCGCAG gTGATCTCATTAATTCTTTCTGACGTTGTTGACGATAAAATGGACATTATTGCTAGCGCACCCACCGTTTTCGACATTTCGTCGCCTCAGATGTGTATTGATATTTTCAAAGAGCTCAAAATACAGAAGCAAGTACCCGCTTCCGTCAACGAATTCCTATTTAAGAAATCCGTCGAGTTTGCAAAGATGCCATCACTGAAAAAACCAGAGGCCGGATATTCTACACCATGGTCCAAGTTTCAGCATGTGAAAAACGTCATCGTAGGAAACAACAGCATGGCCACGAAGGCCGCCAGAGATCGGGCGGAGGAACTGGGACTACTTTCAATCGTGGTAAGTGCATCTCTGGAAGGGGAGGCACGCAACGTGGGCGAACTATTTGTAGATATTGCGAAGTATATAGCATTTATGTACAATTACAAGCCATCGCGTGATGGCGGGTCTGTAACACTAGTCCAGCTGGAGCTTAAACTCGCGCAGTTTGGTTTCGAGAAAAAAGTGCTGAATGATTTGAATTCTCTGACAAGGAAAGCTCGCAACTGTCGTAAAGGTGTTTGCGTCGTAAGCGGAGGAGAAACTGttgtaaaggtcaaaggtcaaggaaAAGGTGGACGGAATCAGGAAATGGCGCTTGCTTTTGGAATAGGGTTGGAAAATGCGCGTGTTGAGGAAGAAAAATTAAACCGGTTCTCGATCGAGTTTCTGAGCGGCGGCACGGACGGACAGGACGGGCCGACGGACGCCGCCGGAGCCATAGCAGACGACAACTTAATCCAGAAATGTACGCTAGAGGGCGTGGAGGCGGAAACTTTTCTGGAGAACAATGACAGTTATACGTTGTTTTCGGACCTGGATGACGGGGCATACATTGTCAAGACGGGTCTAACCGGCACTAACGTTATGGACATCCAGGCCCTGATCGTTAGACCCAGGAACCTTGATGACCTCTGA